In the genome of Pongo pygmaeus isolate AG05252 chromosome 9, NHGRI_mPonPyg2-v2.0_pri, whole genome shotgun sequence, one region contains:
- the LOC129007734 gene encoding tripartite motif-containing protein 49D: MNSGISQVFQRELTCPICMNYFIDPVTIDCGHSFCRPCFYLNWQDIPILTQCFECIKTTQQRNLKTNIQLKKMASLARKASLWLFLSSEEQMCGTHRETKKMFCEVDRSLLCLLCSSSQEHRYHRHCPVEWAAEEHREKLLTKMQSLWEKACENQRNLNVETTRISHWKDYVNVRLEAIRAEYQKMPAFHHEEEKHNLETLKKKGKDIFHQLHLSKAKMAHRREILRGTYEELMKMCHKPDVELLQAFGDILYRSDSVLLHMPQPLNLELRAGPVTGLRDRLNQFRVDITLHHNEANSHIFRCGDLRSICIGCDRQNAPHITATPPSFLAWGAQTFTSGKYYWEVHVGDSWNWAFGVCNKYWKGENQNGNIYGEEGLFSLGCVKNGIQCSLFTTSPMTLQYVPRPTSHVGLFLDCEARTVSFVDVNQSSPIYTIPNCSFSPPLRPIFCCIHL, encoded by the exons ATGAATTCTGGAATCTCGCAAGTCTTCCAGAGGGAACTCACCTGCCCCATCTGCATGAACTACTTCATAGACCCGGTCACCATAGACTGTGGGCACAGCTTTTGCAGGCCCTGTTTCTACCTCAACTGGCAAGACATCCCAATTCTTACTCAGTGCTTTGAATGCATAAAGACAACGCAGCAGAGAAACCTCAAAACTAACATTCAATTGAAGAAGATGGCTTCCCTTGCCAGAAAAGCCAGTCTCTGGCTATTCCTGAGCTCTGAGGAGCAAATGTGTGGCACTCACAGGGAGACAAAGAAGATGTTCTGTGAAGTGGACAGGAGCCTGCTCTGTTTGCTGTGCTCCAGCTCTCAGGAGCACCGGTATCACAGACACTGTCCCGTTGAGTGGGCTGCTGAGGAGCACCGG GAGAAGCTTTTAACGAAAATGCAGTCTTTATGGGAAAAAGCTTGTGAAAATCAGAGAAATCTAAACGTGGAAACCACCAGAATCAGCCACTGGAAG GATTATGTGAATGTAAGGCTAGAAGCTATTAGAGCTGAGTATCAGAAGATGCCTGCATTTCatcatgaagaagaaaaacataatttggAGACGCtgaaaaagaaggggaaagataTTTTTCATCAACTTCATTTAAGTAAAGCCAAAATGGCTCATAGGAGGGAGATTTTAAGAGGAACGTATGAGGAGCTGATGAAAATGTGCCATAAACCGGATGTGGAGCTACTTCAG gcttTTGGAGACATATTATACAG GAGTGACTCCGTGCTGCTGCACATGCCCCAGCCTCTGAATCTAGAGCTCAGGGCAGGGCCCGTCACTGGACTGAGGGACAGGCTCAACCAATTCCGAG tggATATTACTCTGCATCATAATGAAGCCAACAGTCATATCTTCCGATGTGGAGATTTGAGAAGCATTTGTATTGGATGTGACCGTCAAAATGCACCCCATATCACTGCAACACCTCCAAGTTTTCTTGCATGGGGTGCTCAGACTTTCACCTCCGGCAAATATTACTGGGAGGTCCATGTGGGGGACTCTTGGAATTGGGCTTTTGGTGTCTGTAATAAGTATTGGAAAGGGGAGAATCAGAATGGCAATATATATGGAGAGGAGGGACTCTTTAGTCTTGGGTGTGTTAAGAACGGCATTCAGTGCAGTCTCTTTACCACCTCCCCAATGACACTGCAATATGTCCCAAGACCTACCAGCCACGTAGGTTTATTCCTGGATTGTGAAGCTAGAACTGTGAGCTTTGTTGATGTTAATCAAAGCTCCCCTATATACACCATCCCTAATTGCTCCTTCTCACCTCCTCTCAGGCCTATCTTTTGCTGTATTCACCTCTGA
- the LOC129007741 gene encoding tripartite motif-containing protein 49D translates to MNSGISQVFQRELTCPICMNYFIDPVTVDCGHSFCRPCFYLNWQDIPILTQCFECIKTTQQRNLKTNIQLKKMASLARKASLWLFLSSEEQMCGTHRETKKMFCEVDRSLLCLLCSSSQEHRYHRHCPVEWAAEEHREKLLTKMQSLWEKACENQRNLNVETTRISHWKDYVNVRLEAIRAEYQKMPAFHHEEEKHNLETLKKKGKDIFHQLHLSKAKMAHRREILRGTYEELMKMCHKPDVELLQAFGDILYRSDSVLLHMPQPLNLELRAGPVTGLRDRLNQFRVDITLHHNEANSHIFRCGDLRSICIGCDRQNAPHITATPPSFLAWGAQTFTSGKYYWEVHVGDSWNWAFGVCNKYWKGENQNGNIYGEEGLFSLGCVKNGIQCSLFTTSPMTLQYVPRPTSHVGLFLDCEARTVSFVDVNQSSPIYTIPNCSFSPPLRPIFCCIHL, encoded by the exons ATGAATTCTGGAATCTCGCAAGTCTTCCAGAGGGAACTCACCTGCCCCATCTGCATGAACTACTTCATAGACCCGGTCACCGTAGACTGTGGGCACAGCTTTTGCAGGCCCTGTTTCTACCTCAACTGGCAAGACATCCCAATTCTTACTCAGTGCTTTGAATGCATAAAGACAACGCAGCAGAGAAACCTCAAAACTAACATTCAATTGAAGAAGATGGCTTCCCTTGCCAGAAAAGCCAGTCTCTGGCTATTCCTGAGCTCTGAGGAGCAAATGTGTGGCACTCACAGGGAGACAAAGAAGATGTTCTGTGAAGTGGACAGGAGCCTGCTCTGTTTGCTGTGCTCCAGCTCTCAGGAGCACCGGTATCACAGACACTGTCCCGTTGAGTGGGCTGCTGAGGAGCACCGG GAGAAGCTTTTAACGAAAATGCAGTCTTTATGGGAAAAAGCTTGTGAAAATCAGAGAAATCTAAACGTGGAAACCACCAGAATCAGCCACTGGAAG GATTATGTGAATGTAAGGCTAGAAGCTATTAGAGCTGAGTATCAGAAGATGCCTGCATTTCatcatgaagaagaaaaacataatttggAGACGCtgaaaaagaaggggaaagataTTTTTCATCAACTTCATTTAAGTAAAGCCAAAATGGCTCATAGGAGGGAGATTTTAAGAGGAACGTATGAGGAGCTGATGAAAATGTGCCATAAACCGGATGTGGAGCTACTTCAG gcttTTGGAGACATATTATACAG GAGTGACTCCGTGCTGCTGCACATGCCCCAGCCTCTGAATCTAGAGCTCAGGGCAGGGCCCGTCACTGGACTGAGGGACAGGCTCAACCAATTCCGAG tggATATTACTCTGCATCATAATGAAGCCAACAGTCATATCTTCCGATGTGGAGATTTGAGAAGCATTTGTATTGGATGTGACCGTCAAAATGCACCCCATATCACTGCAACACCTCCAAGTTTTCTTGCATGGGGTGCTCAGACTTTCACCTCCGGCAAATATTACTGGGAGGTCCATGTGGGGGACTCTTGGAATTGGGCTTTTGGTGTCTGTAATAAGTATTGGAAAGGGGAGAATCAGAATGGCAATATATATGGAGAGGAGGGACTCTTTAGTCTTGGGTGTGTTAAGAACGGCATTCAGTGCAGTCTCTTTACCACCTCCCCAATGACACTGCAATATGTCCCAAGACCTACCAGCCACGTAGGTTTATTCCTGGATTGTGAAGCTAGAACTGTGAGCTTTGTTGATGTTAATCAAAGCTCCCCTATATACACCATCCCTAATTGCTCCTTCTCACCTCCTCTCAGGCCTATCTTTTGCTGTATTCACCTCTGA